From one Phragmitibacter flavus genomic stretch:
- the rpsA gene encoding 30S ribosomal protein S1: MSASLSELIAGSFRIYHEGSIVKGRILEIKPQVVLVDIGYKSEGAIPHSEFEDEDIQVGDEIEVLLERLENDEGMVVLSKEKAAHKQNWDKIYRVFLDGGLVKGKVKSVVKGGLMVNVGVEAFLPGSQIDIIPPKDLNEYVGKVYEFKIVKVNDERKNIVLSRREVIEAERAEQRQSFLGSVAPGDMVEGVVKNITDFGVFVDLNGMDGLLHITDMTWGRLNHPSEMVSIGQKLNVQILEVNREKERVSLGLKQMQNNPWESIEARYPVGQKVSGLITKLVAYGAFVEVEEGVEGLIHVSELSWTKRIARPSDVLQVGQKVEAQVLGINKEERKISLGVRQLEGNPWDDIEGRFPLGALMKGKVRNLTAYGAFVELEEGIDGMIHVSDLSWTRKINHPSEILKKGQEVEATILEIDKANQRISLGIKQMETDPWSEIDNRFKVGDLVKGRVAKIASFGAFVELEDDIDGLVHISQLSEDHVAKVKDVLNVGDEVEARVIKVDKVERRIGLSIKAVNYDEESLKKESQAFDSLRPTTDLVGLEQAFKFATEEYRPGQG; encoded by the coding sequence ATGAGCGCATCGCTCTCGGAACTGATCGCAGGATCATTTCGCATTTATCACGAAGGATCCATCGTCAAAGGCCGGATCCTTGAAATCAAGCCCCAAGTTGTCCTGGTGGACATCGGTTACAAATCCGAAGGGGCCATCCCACACTCCGAGTTCGAAGACGAGGACATTCAGGTGGGCGACGAAATCGAAGTGCTCCTTGAGCGTCTCGAAAACGACGAAGGCATGGTCGTCCTCTCGAAAGAGAAAGCCGCCCACAAGCAGAACTGGGACAAAATTTATCGCGTCTTCCTCGACGGCGGTCTCGTCAAAGGCAAGGTCAAGAGCGTCGTCAAAGGCGGACTTATGGTCAACGTCGGTGTCGAAGCTTTCCTTCCTGGTTCGCAGATCGACATCATCCCACCGAAAGACCTCAACGAATACGTTGGCAAGGTTTACGAATTCAAGATCGTCAAGGTCAACGATGAGCGCAAAAACATCGTCCTTTCCCGTCGTGAAGTCATCGAAGCAGAGCGCGCTGAACAGCGTCAGTCCTTCCTCGGCAGCGTCGCTCCTGGCGACATGGTCGAAGGTGTCGTCAAAAACATCACCGACTTCGGTGTGTTCGTCGACCTCAATGGCATGGACGGCTTGCTTCACATCACCGACATGACTTGGGGCCGCTTGAACCATCCTTCCGAGATGGTTTCGATTGGTCAAAAGCTCAACGTGCAGATTCTCGAGGTCAACCGCGAGAAAGAGCGCGTCAGCCTCGGTCTCAAGCAGATGCAGAACAACCCATGGGAGAGCATCGAAGCTCGTTACCCGGTTGGTCAGAAAGTCAGCGGTCTCATCACCAAGCTGGTGGCTTACGGTGCGTTCGTCGAAGTCGAAGAAGGCGTCGAAGGTCTCATCCACGTGTCCGAACTTTCCTGGACCAAACGCATTGCCCGTCCATCCGACGTGCTGCAAGTCGGCCAGAAAGTCGAAGCCCAGGTGCTTGGCATCAACAAGGAAGAGCGCAAGATCTCCCTTGGTGTCCGTCAGCTCGAAGGCAATCCTTGGGACGACATCGAAGGTCGTTTCCCTCTCGGTGCTCTCATGAAGGGCAAGGTCCGCAACCTCACCGCTTATGGTGCGTTTGTGGAACTCGAAGAAGGCATCGACGGCATGATTCACGTGTCCGACCTCAGCTGGACCCGCAAAATCAACCACCCATCCGAGATCCTCAAAAAGGGTCAGGAAGTGGAGGCCACCATCCTCGAGATCGACAAGGCGAATCAACGCATCAGCCTTGGCATCAAGCAGATGGAAACCGATCCATGGAGCGAGATCGACAACCGCTTCAAAGTCGGCGACCTTGTCAAAGGCCGCGTCGCGAAGATCGCCAGCTTTGGCGCCTTCGTGGAGCTGGAAGACGACATCGACGGTTTGGTTCACATCAGCCAGCTCAGCGAAGACCACGTGGCGAAAGTCAAAGACGTGCTCAACGTGGGCGACGAAGTGGAAGCCCGCGTCATCAAGGTGGACAAAGTCGAGCGCCGCATTGGTCTTTCGATCAAGGCCGTCAACTACGACGAAGAGTCCCTCAAGAAAGAGAGCCAGGCATTCGACAGCCTTCGCCCCACCACCGACCTCGTCGGCCTGGAGCAAGCGTTCAAGTTTGCCACCGAGGAATACCGCCCCGGTCAAGGTTAA
- a CDS encoding transglutaminase-like domain-containing protein yields MNSDYLDLTVRVGCNLVYETSLFTPISYLLRPRRDRGCLVLQESCDYGPYLNPYEFHDSHGNVTCRSMLVPGRNVINMDALVAVSSLPDKHEQVLNSLPVNELPQELLRYTLPSRYCDSDTLSNFAWQQFGHINNGMQRVHAICDWVHDNIEYRYGSGSPDLTAFDVLQRGYGVCRDFAHLVVALCRAFNLPTRYVTGHLPDIGYFDNGTPMDFHAYGEVYLGEWFTIDARFNVPRIGRIKLGHGMDAVDGAFSTIYGPATLSHFMVWAYQVPPNTVSVGDPVDLSKRIDGTVELRIS; encoded by the coding sequence ATGAATTCAGACTACCTTGATCTCACTGTTCGCGTCGGGTGCAACCTTGTTTACGAAACTTCTCTCTTCACCCCCATTTCGTATCTGCTGCGCCCGCGTCGTGATCGTGGCTGCCTTGTGCTTCAGGAAAGCTGTGACTACGGTCCCTATCTAAATCCCTACGAATTTCATGATTCGCATGGCAACGTCACCTGCCGGTCGATGCTGGTGCCAGGTCGCAACGTCATCAACATGGACGCGCTGGTCGCCGTTTCATCATTGCCTGACAAACACGAACAGGTGCTGAATTCCCTGCCAGTCAATGAGCTGCCACAGGAGCTGCTTCGTTACACGTTGCCAAGCCGGTATTGCGATTCCGACACCCTCTCCAACTTTGCGTGGCAGCAGTTCGGTCACATCAACAACGGCATGCAGCGGGTTCACGCCATCTGCGACTGGGTCCATGACAACATTGAGTATCGCTACGGTTCAGGAAGTCCGGATCTCACCGCCTTCGATGTGTTGCAGCGCGGTTATGGAGTATGTCGTGACTTCGCCCACCTTGTGGTGGCCCTGTGCCGGGCATTCAATTTGCCAACGCGATATGTGACAGGACACCTTCCAGACATCGGTTATTTCGACAACGGCACCCCGATGGATTTCCATGCATATGGCGAGGTCTATCTCGGTGAATGGTTCACCATTGATGCGCGATTTAACGTGCCGCGAATTGGGCGGATCAAACTGGGCCATGGCATGGACGCAGTGGACGGTGCCTTTTCCACCATTTATGGTCCGGCGACCTTGAGTCATTTCATGGTTTGGGCCTATCAGGTGCCTCCGAACACCGTGTCGGTGGGCGATCCGGTTGATCTCTCCAAACGCATTGATGGGACGGTGGAACTGCGCATTTCCTGA
- a CDS encoding sialidase family protein, with protein MRFGLTLFVVVGLAGGLLAVEDEPFLEVLPEPVMRGMIHLPGLLVTEADTVLLIAQSRIKKGDWDPADVVISRSLDQGRTWTEPFKLFASDGSSNLGYSCMLVEDRRTTPHTVFAYYTTGPVPWESHQLIWYGRRSVDEGDTWSEPFLVKNDGDAESKPSNGGHGFQFANGRMVIPGRKSFLTSDDGGISWRTHRAVDSVETKVAPLSSTEGTGADSIYSIGRKTLEYQIFGSYGDKHLETGKHGNPFTTMGRNPGLVSYPSSDTKSSSLLLMSGIIEKEGKAFCITSSSDQGRTWSARRMIDDQGWYSDLGVTKDGTIIAAYTVGFSADLKIARFNLPWVTSR; from the coding sequence ATGCGTTTTGGTTTAACTCTTTTCGTGGTGGTTGGGTTGGCGGGCGGTTTGCTTGCGGTGGAGGATGAGCCGTTTCTTGAGGTGCTGCCCGAGCCGGTGATGCGCGGGATGATCCATCTTCCGGGACTTTTGGTGACCGAGGCTGACACGGTGCTGCTCATTGCCCAAAGCCGCATCAAGAAGGGCGATTGGGACCCGGCGGACGTGGTCATTTCCCGCAGCCTGGATCAGGGCAGGACGTGGACGGAGCCTTTCAAACTATTTGCCTCCGATGGCAGCAGCAATCTCGGTTACAGTTGCATGCTGGTGGAGGATCGCCGCACAACGCCCCACACGGTGTTTGCTTATTACACCACGGGTCCGGTGCCGTGGGAATCTCATCAATTGATCTGGTATGGTCGACGCAGCGTTGATGAAGGAGATACCTGGAGCGAACCGTTCCTGGTGAAGAATGATGGTGACGCCGAGTCGAAACCCAGCAATGGAGGACATGGATTTCAGTTCGCGAATGGCCGGATGGTGATCCCGGGAAGAAAGAGTTTTCTCACCAGTGATGATGGGGGGATTTCGTGGAGAACGCATCGTGCGGTGGATTCAGTGGAGACCAAGGTGGCGCCACTTTCGTCGACCGAAGGGACCGGTGCGGATTCCATTTACAGCATTGGGCGAAAGACCTTGGAGTATCAGATTTTCGGATCATATGGCGACAAGCATTTGGAAACGGGAAAGCATGGCAATCCGTTCACGACGATGGGGCGCAATCCGGGATTGGTGAGTTATCCTTCATCGGATACCAAAAGTTCATCGTTGTTGCTCATGTCGGGAATCATCGAGAAGGAAGGCAAAGCGTTTTGCATCACTTCCAGCAGCGACCAGGGAAGGACTTGGTCGGCAAGAAGGATGATTGATGACCAAGGTTGGTATTCCGATCTCGGTGTTACCAAAGACGGAACCATCATTGCTGCCTACACCGTTGGCTTTTCTGCGGATCTGAAAATCGCCCGGTTCAATTTGCCTTGGGTGACCTCTAGATAA
- a CDS encoding Gfo/Idh/MocA family protein: MNPNPSSSAGPLRIGAIGAGGFGLFALQQFLQTPHVELAAIAGTHREAALAMSLRFGVADLVETETLLADPTVDLIYIATPPFLHYPQALAALQAGKHVICEKPLAMNVAQADELIALARSKNLLCVANLMQRYNPLFDAVSGVVQTGVLGECLHGWFENYASDEGLAADHWFWDREKSGGIFVEHGVHFFDLFEGWLGVGEVVAAQRTLRPGSEIGVEEQVQCTVRHASGPLVNFYHGFTQPSRLDRQEFRLLFEHGDLTLEEWVPTRARVRGAVNEAQTRQLMELFPGARLDVLKTFGGRDRVARGRHKDLDISQQIDLRHDGGGEGDKMRLYCQLLRSLFADQLAWLKDRNHPRKITEQNGRDSVAMAEAATNLSLCSL; this comes from the coding sequence GTGAATCCAAATCCTTCTTCAAGTGCCGGTCCATTGCGTATCGGTGCCATTGGTGCCGGGGGTTTTGGTTTGTTTGCCCTCCAGCAATTTCTGCAAACGCCCCATGTCGAACTCGCGGCGATCGCGGGCACGCATCGGGAAGCGGCGCTCGCCATGTCGTTGCGTTTTGGCGTGGCGGATCTGGTGGAGACGGAAACCTTGCTGGCCGATCCGACGGTGGACTTGATCTACATTGCCACACCGCCGTTTCTACACTATCCGCAGGCGCTCGCCGCTTTGCAGGCGGGGAAACACGTCATCTGTGAAAAGCCATTGGCGATGAATGTCGCGCAGGCGGATGAACTCATCGCTTTGGCGCGTTCGAAGAATTTGCTTTGTGTGGCGAACTTGATGCAGCGCTACAATCCTTTGTTTGATGCCGTGTCAGGCGTGGTGCAGACAGGTGTGCTCGGCGAATGCCTGCATGGATGGTTTGAAAATTACGCGAGCGATGAGGGACTTGCGGCTGACCATTGGTTTTGGGATCGCGAAAAAAGTGGTGGCATCTTCGTCGAGCATGGCGTGCATTTTTTTGATTTGTTCGAAGGCTGGCTGGGCGTGGGTGAGGTCGTCGCCGCCCAGCGCACTCTTCGCCCCGGTTCCGAAATCGGTGTTGAAGAACAGGTGCAATGCACGGTGCGTCATGCCAGCGGACCACTGGTGAATTTTTATCATGGTTTTACGCAACCCTCCCGGCTTGATCGGCAGGAGTTTCGGCTGCTGTTTGAGCACGGCGATCTGACGCTCGAAGAATGGGTGCCCACCCGCGCGCGGGTTCGCGGGGCGGTGAATGAAGCGCAAACACGTCAACTGATGGAGCTTTTCCCGGGGGCGCGGCTTGATGTGTTGAAGACTTTCGGCGGCCGGGATCGCGTCGCCAGGGGGCGGCACAAGGACCTGGATATTTCCCAGCAAATCGACCTGCGTCATGATGGCGGTGGTGAAGGTGACAAGATGCGGCTCTACTGTCAGCTGCTGCGTTCCCTGTTTGCCGATCAGCTCGCATGGCTAAAGGATCGCAATCATCCGCGCAAGATCACCGAGCAAAACGGCCGGGACTCTGTTGCCATGGCGGAGGCGGCGACCAACCTCTCCCTTTGCTCGCTTTGA
- a CDS encoding PIN domain-containing protein yields the protein MKSAPNLRYRIYVDSSVAWNDQLTVFLSKTFLSALAKIRTTANIDVRIPRIVADEIIYQKSSLLAAEAAQLRHSKKQVNLATTCPFDDVPDDATLLQQLKKRFDSFLRQHDITIIEPSIRAIDWGRLIYDSTWRQPPFETFSGDKSKWEKGFRDRLILETIAHDVSTANDTGIAVVCSDIRLRTALKQNLPSEKPVLIFATMSELLDHLELLRHDMTDADIREALALTQSTFVGTEDEPGLLPASALEKITDLTGDRLSQLKPAEAFRVRSANQDSVIDELYPMLHGTGNPALRVWALKDWEAVGKPDFIPLTSTLEGADHDGKLLNLTWRTPLLATQAFVELGNDPRQSAQWSDVVVKALGFSVYWNVVIKAGEVQSSKLLEVMNDQIDTVVLRPDQEFLAEYAPSFASDYLLEATAAANVIATLFSTRA from the coding sequence ATGAAATCAGCGCCCAACTTGCGTTACCGAATTTACGTGGACTCCAGCGTCGCGTGGAATGATCAACTGACCGTATTTCTCTCCAAAACGTTTCTGAGTGCGCTGGCGAAAATACGCACCACGGCCAACATTGACGTGCGCATTCCACGCATCGTCGCCGATGAGATCATTTACCAAAAGAGCTCACTGCTGGCCGCAGAGGCCGCCCAGCTGCGCCATTCGAAGAAGCAGGTGAACCTCGCCACGACATGCCCGTTTGATGACGTGCCCGACGATGCCACCCTATTGCAGCAATTGAAGAAACGCTTCGACAGCTTTCTTCGCCAGCATGACATCACCATCATCGAGCCCTCCATCCGCGCCATCGATTGGGGGCGCCTCATTTATGACAGCACCTGGCGCCAACCTCCATTTGAAACCTTTTCAGGCGACAAATCGAAGTGGGAAAAAGGGTTCAGAGATCGCCTGATTTTGGAAACCATTGCACACGACGTATCCACCGCCAATGACACCGGGATCGCCGTCGTATGCAGCGATATCCGACTCAGAACGGCACTGAAACAAAACCTGCCATCCGAAAAGCCGGTGCTGATTTTTGCGACCATGAGCGAGTTGTTGGATCATCTCGAACTGCTGCGCCACGACATGACCGACGCCGATATCAGGGAAGCGCTGGCCCTGACCCAATCCACCTTCGTTGGCACCGAAGACGAACCCGGTCTGCTGCCAGCATCAGCCTTGGAAAAGATCACTGATCTAACAGGCGACCGACTTTCGCAGCTCAAGCCCGCAGAAGCCTTTCGGGTCCGCAGCGCGAATCAGGACTCCGTTATCGATGAACTGTATCCCATGCTGCATGGCACGGGCAATCCAGCACTGCGGGTGTGGGCGCTCAAAGATTGGGAAGCCGTGGGCAAGCCCGATTTCATTCCACTCACTTCCACGTTGGAAGGGGCCGATCACGATGGCAAACTGCTCAATCTCACCTGGCGCACCCCGCTGTTGGCGACCCAGGCTTTTGTGGAACTGGGCAACGACCCGCGTCAATCCGCCCAATGGTCCGACGTGGTCGTCAAAGCACTCGGCTTCAGTGTCTATTGGAATGTGGTCATCAAAGCCGGTGAGGTCCAGAGTTCCAAACTGCTTGAGGTGATGAATGATCAAATCGACACGGTGGTTCTCCGCCCAGACCAGGAATTTCTCGCTGAATACGCCCCGTCATTTGCGTCGGATTATCTCCTTGAAGCGACGGCAGCAGCGAATGTCATCGCGACGTTGTTTTCCACAAGGGCGTAG
- a CDS encoding M20 family metallopeptidase, which produces MPDSISILDRLIALTRELMHIPSTESRPEERARCFDVCRNFLQAVPGVSIREYDSNGFASLVAGPAGLEVPGILLVGHLDVIEHPDVTVYRSTIRDGRLWGPGSGDMKGQCAIMIELFCDLHRRFPGISLGIALTSDEERGGEDGVGYLFEKLGIRCGLAMVPDGGSINRITVEEKGILQIRLRVIGHEGHAAAPWLGPNALKTLALCIARLTQHFDSLQDATSPDHWYPTCVPTICSTPNRTVNCIPGEAEAIVDIRFPYPNTIESMLDVVREIAGPEVIIEPVNTAATTRLSPDPLYLQITEQLTGAPAKLVRASGGSDALFIAQYGIPVVLSSPVVGNLHREDEWMDLASMELYHRICERFLIEKLVVA; this is translated from the coding sequence ATGCCGGACTCCATCTCCATCCTTGATCGACTCATCGCGCTTACTCGCGAACTGATGCATATCCCCAGCACCGAAAGCCGGCCCGAAGAGCGGGCGCGGTGTTTTGATGTTTGCCGCAACTTTTTGCAGGCCGTTCCCGGGGTGTCGATCCGCGAATACGACAGCAATGGTTTTGCCTCGCTGGTGGCGGGTCCCGCGGGTCTGGAAGTGCCCGGCATTTTGCTGGTGGGACACCTTGATGTCATTGAACACCCCGATGTAACTGTTTATCGCTCAACGATTCGTGACGGACGCCTGTGGGGTCCCGGATCGGGCGACATGAAGGGACAATGCGCCATCATGATCGAACTCTTTTGTGATCTTCACCGTCGCTTTCCCGGCATTTCACTAGGCATTGCGTTGACCTCCGATGAGGAACGCGGTGGCGAAGACGGCGTGGGATATCTGTTTGAAAAGCTGGGAATCCGTTGTGGACTGGCGATGGTTCCCGATGGCGGCTCAATCAACCGGATCACCGTGGAAGAGAAAGGCATCCTGCAAATTCGCCTTCGTGTGATTGGTCACGAAGGCCATGCGGCGGCCCCGTGGCTCGGGCCCAATGCGCTCAAAACCCTTGCGTTATGCATCGCTCGATTGACACAACATTTCGATTCCTTGCAAGATGCCACATCGCCAGACCACTGGTATCCAACCTGCGTGCCGACCATTTGCAGCACGCCCAATCGCACCGTGAACTGCATCCCCGGTGAGGCCGAAGCGATTGTCGATATCCGATTCCCCTATCCCAACACGATAGAAAGCATGCTCGATGTCGTCAGGGAAATCGCCGGACCAGAGGTGATCATCGAACCCGTCAACACCGCCGCGACCACGCGCTTGTCACCTGATCCACTTTATCTGCAAATCACCGAACAACTCACTGGAGCACCCGCCAAACTGGTGCGGGCCTCCGGCGGCAGTGATGCGCTGTTCATCGCGCAATACGGCATCCCGGTGGTGCTCTCCAGCCCTGTGGTCGGCAATCTGCATCGAGAGGATGAGTGGATGGACCTCGCCTCCATGGAACTTTACCATCGGATCTGCGAGCGATTCCTCATCGAGAAATTGGTGGTGGCGTGA
- the ileS gene encoding isoleucine--tRNA ligase has product MSAKEKPAANAYKDTLHLPVTDFPMRASLTEREPERLAKWEKDGLYQQIQKQSTGKPTFILHDGPPFANGDVHMGTALNKILKDLVAKSKTMLGHHVPFVPGWDCHGLPIEFRVVKESNGLSPVEIRQKSEEYARKYIDIQRASFKRLGVFGDWDHPYLTLDPCYEADIIRTFAKFVEQDLVYRAKRPVIWSYGAGTALAEAEVEYKDKTSPAVYVKFDLVNTPEFATDASLVIWTTTPWTLPANLGIALHPDFDYLVGSFTNAEGSTQKLIVAKSLVDEFQAKNGLTLSATLAEFKGKDLAGYEAQHPFLPRTSKVINALFVTAETGTGQVHIAPGHGADDYQAGLANGLEILSPVDDKGLYTDEVGLPDLVGVHVFKANEPIIALLQEKGALLARHDYKHQYPHCWRSKTPIIFRAVPQFFIKIDAIRQQALAEIDNVTWLPAWGRNRIHGTVESRPDWCISRQRTWGVPLPVFYHSNGMAILDKDIICKTADIIEKLGTNAWFSKSDAEWAQLLDLPDNARRGQDTLDVWIDSGCSSIAVLERNERLHAPADLYIEATDQHRGWFQSSLMVGIATRGRAPYKSVITHGFVVDTSGKKVSKSDQGSDKNAKPMTADHYYNKYGADLVRLWVSSVDYLNEVPFSEELFQQASESYRRIRNTLRVLLGNLHGFDPAKNTVKTEQFTLLDRWILERLENVKRECRDAFEYRVDGVVDVSKSYDFRKVFTVLNQFCTVDLSSLYIDITKDRLYCDASDSIRRRATQTAMYKVTETLCLLLAPILAFTADEAWEYLGHSKSVHLEQFPEVQEVFPGENSTVIVDELLKVRAIIQQSIEKARQEKLIGSNLDALVELTLPEKSFNNAVFNDLPVLEEFFILSVLKINRSSEITDPLALVQMSPHRRCARCWKHLPSVGQGTKPDLCDRCTEAV; this is encoded by the coding sequence ATGAGCGCCAAAGAAAAGCCAGCCGCCAACGCCTATAAAGACACGCTTCACCTCCCGGTGACCGACTTCCCCATGCGCGCCTCCCTCACCGAGCGCGAACCTGAGCGACTCGCCAAATGGGAAAAAGACGGCCTTTATCAGCAAATCCAAAAGCAATCCACTGGCAAACCCACCTTCATTCTCCACGACGGACCCCCTTTTGCCAACGGCGACGTCCACATGGGCACCGCGCTCAACAAAATCCTCAAGGATCTCGTCGCCAAATCGAAAACCATGCTCGGCCATCACGTGCCGTTCGTGCCCGGCTGGGACTGCCACGGCCTCCCCATCGAATTCCGCGTGGTGAAAGAAAGCAACGGACTCAGCCCCGTCGAGATCCGCCAAAAATCCGAAGAATACGCCCGCAAATACATCGACATCCAACGCGCCAGCTTCAAACGCCTCGGCGTTTTTGGCGACTGGGACCATCCCTACCTCACGCTCGACCCCTGCTACGAAGCCGACATCATCCGCACCTTCGCCAAATTCGTTGAACAGGACCTCGTCTACCGCGCCAAACGCCCCGTCATCTGGAGCTACGGCGCCGGCACTGCTCTGGCCGAGGCCGAAGTCGAATACAAAGACAAAACCTCCCCCGCCGTCTATGTAAAATTCGACCTGGTGAACACCCCTGAATTTGCCACCGATGCCTCCCTCGTCATCTGGACCACCACGCCCTGGACCCTTCCCGCCAACCTCGGTATCGCGCTCCACCCCGACTTCGATTATCTCGTCGGCTCCTTCACCAATGCTGAAGGTTCCACCCAAAAACTCATCGTTGCCAAATCTCTCGTCGACGAATTCCAGGCCAAAAACGGACTCACCCTCAGCGCCACCCTCGCCGAGTTCAAAGGCAAGGACCTCGCCGGTTACGAAGCCCAACACCCTTTCCTGCCTCGCACCTCCAAGGTGATCAATGCCCTGTTCGTCACCGCCGAAACCGGCACCGGCCAGGTCCACATCGCCCCCGGCCACGGCGCGGATGACTATCAGGCCGGACTCGCCAACGGCCTCGAAATCCTCTCGCCTGTCGACGACAAAGGTCTCTACACCGATGAAGTCGGCCTTCCCGATCTCGTGGGCGTCCACGTCTTCAAAGCCAACGAGCCGATCATCGCCCTGCTCCAGGAAAAAGGCGCCCTGCTCGCCCGTCACGACTACAAACATCAGTATCCCCACTGCTGGCGCTCCAAAACGCCGATCATCTTCCGCGCCGTTCCGCAGTTCTTCATCAAGATCGACGCCATCCGCCAACAAGCTCTCGCCGAAATCGACAACGTCACATGGCTTCCCGCCTGGGGTCGCAACCGCATCCACGGCACCGTCGAATCGCGTCCCGATTGGTGCATCAGCCGCCAGCGCACCTGGGGTGTGCCGCTTCCTGTGTTCTACCACTCGAACGGCATGGCCATCCTCGACAAGGACATCATCTGCAAGACAGCCGACATCATCGAAAAACTCGGCACCAACGCCTGGTTCTCCAAATCCGACGCCGAGTGGGCTCAACTTCTCGACCTCCCCGACAACGCCCGTCGCGGTCAGGACACCCTCGACGTTTGGATCGATTCCGGCTGCTCCAGCATCGCCGTGCTCGAACGCAACGAGCGACTCCACGCCCCTGCCGACCTCTACATCGAAGCCACCGACCAGCATCGCGGCTGGTTCCAAAGCTCCTTGATGGTCGGCATCGCCACCCGTGGCCGCGCCCCTTACAAATCCGTCATCACCCACGGCTTTGTGGTCGACACCTCCGGCAAAAAAGTCTCCAAATCCGATCAGGGCAGCGACAAAAACGCCAAGCCCATGACCGCCGACCATTATTACAACAAATACGGCGCCGACCTCGTCCGTCTTTGGGTCAGCTCCGTCGACTACCTCAACGAAGTCCCCTTTTCCGAAGAACTTTTTCAGCAAGCCTCCGAATCCTACCGCCGCATCCGCAACACCCTGCGCGTCCTCCTCGGCAACCTCCACGGATTCGACCCCGCGAAGAACACTGTTAAAACAGAGCAGTTTACCTTGCTTGATCGTTGGATATTGGAGCGCCTAGAGAATGTGAAAAGGGAATGCCGAGACGCTTTTGAATACAGGGTTGATGGAGTTGTAGACGTAAGCAAAAGCTACGATTTCCGCAAAGTATTCACCGTTCTAAATCAGTTTTGCACTGTCGACTTAAGCTCACTCTATATCGATATTACAAAAGACCGTCTTTACTGCGATGCCTCAGACAGCATTCGTCGGCGAGCGACACAAACAGCAATGTATAAAGTAACTGAGACACTTTGTCTTTTGCTCGCTCCTATCTTGGCATTTACCGCTGACGAAGCGTGGGAGTATTTAGGACATTCCAAAAGCGTGCATCTTGAGCAATTCCCAGAAGTTCAAGAAGTTTTTCCCGGTGAAAACTCTACGGTCATTGTTGACGAACTGCTTAAAGTGCGCGCCATCATCCAGCAATCCATCGAGAAAGCCCGTCAGGAAAAACTCATCGGCTCCAACCTCGACGCCCTCGTCGAACTCACCCTGCCCGAAAAATCCTTCAACAACGCCGTCTTCAACGACCTTCCCGTTCTCGAAGAATTCTTCATCCTCTCGGTCCTCAAAATCAACCGCAGCAGCGAAATCACCGATCCCCTCGCCCTCGTGCAGATGTCCCCCCATCGGCGCTGCGCCCGCTGCTGGAAACATCTCCCCAGCGTCGGCCAGGGCACCAAACCCGACCTCTGCGACCGCTGCACCGAAGCCGTCTAG
- the lspA gene encoding signal peptidase II, which translates to MLRLLLLLSLPLYIIDQITKYWAAHKYPLRGPGEEVIPNFLTLHYIDNTGIAFGNFNGGAYSNYIFGAIALGALVLIAVLYRKGMFPGPISRLAIALLAAGVCGNFTDRIVYGHVVDFLSFDLHIPFANPWPSFNVADACVVSAAILLAIASFKEAPPEKAK; encoded by the coding sequence ATGCTTCGCCTCCTTCTCCTACTGAGCCTTCCGCTCTACATCATCGATCAAATCACCAAATACTGGGCCGCGCACAAATATCCTTTGCGCGGACCCGGTGAAGAAGTCATTCCCAACTTCCTCACCCTGCACTACATCGACAACACCGGCATCGCTTTTGGCAACTTCAACGGCGGCGCCTACTCCAACTACATCTTCGGCGCCATCGCCCTCGGAGCCCTGGTGCTGATCGCGGTCCTCTATCGCAAAGGCATGTTCCCCGGCCCCATCAGCCGGCTCGCCATCGCCCTTCTCGCCGCCGGTGTCTGTGGCAACTTCACCGACCGCATCGTCTACGGTCATGTCGTCGACTTCCTCAGCTTCGACCTCCACATCCCCTTCGCCAACCCGTGGCCATCCTTCAACGTTGCCGACGCCTGCGTCGTCAGCGCCGCCATCCTCCTCGCCATCGCTTCCTTCAAAGAAGCCCCCCCAGAAAAGGCAAAGTGA